In the Dryobates pubescens isolate bDryPub1 chromosome 21, bDryPub1.pri, whole genome shotgun sequence genome, one interval contains:
- the ASTE1 gene encoding protein asteroid homolog 1 gives MGVWGLKSFVEERGSFFTELRVSDTKLVVDGSSLYYYLCFASASDLRRGGDYGPFAAAVSEFFGSLRRCRISPFVVLDGGRDLSDRKLPVLRERAADRLRKACSLSQGGGGQVAPLLTREAFVQELRRLAVPFVQCFAEADREIAGLASRWGCPVLSLDSDFCVFDLPGGYCPLNHFQWQSVGAAEEPRGCYVPARRFSVERFCKHFAPLDKSLLPLFAVMSGNDYVCLGGLEAFYSRARLARGGAAGGGARHGRLRALLRWLAQFPRPAQAVDGVLEHLKARRREEVRELLCAAMDDYTPSEVKLEDFFESGRYECAAAGSAGVPQWVLSALARGRLDPFVSNVLLLRSIFLRVQVENMRRPSAHGAALPIRRVIYGLLLRQPRGGPAAPPGGHSAQPPVVCEFGRLHKTIQKTNVRAASLPTEPCGDPFPLDKLTEVPLSCRQALLLGTLGVQMSSLAAVPSHLQLPAAVTCHWLRCSEPPVRSHQLKALLLMMVSGELHRTATRAGPPVSPAEDDSVAYNQFVKWKEKKLPREEFDLDAAHSFCQWQCCLQMGLYLNQLLSAPLAEPDLSRLYSGTLVHRLCQELKSAASVENLFSVSQRLTGLYQLLLRTVEAAVAPDFFQKMATATAGSCRKKKASGKKQKPPRCAVPGAQQLCSGNRFASLQGED, from the exons ATGGGCGTGTGGGGCCTGAAGAGCTTCGTGGAAGAGCGCGGCTCGTTCTTCACTGAGCTGCGGGTGAGTGATACTAAGTTGGTCGTTGACGGCAGCAGCCTCTACTACTACCTCTGCTTCGCTTCTGCCTCCGACTTGCGGCGCGGCGGCGACTACGGCCCTTTCGCGGCGGCCGTGAGCGAGTTCTTCGGCAGCCTGCGGCGCTGCCGCATCTCGCCCTTCGTAGTGCTGGACGGCGGCCGCGACCTCAGCGACAGGAAGCTGCCGGTGCTGCGGGAGCGCGCGGCCGATCGGCTGCGGAAGgcctgcagcctctcccagggcGGCGGCGGGCAGGTGGCGCCGCTGCTGACCCGCGAAGCCTTCGTGCAGGAGCTGCGCCGCCTCGCCGTGCCCTTCGTGCAGTGCTTCGCCGAGGCCGACCGGGAGATCGCCGGGCTGGCCAGCCGCTGGGGCTGCCCCGTCCTCTCCCTCGACAGCGACTTCTGCGTCTTCGATCTGCCGGGCGGCTACTGCCCCCTGAACCACTTCCAGTGGCAGAGCGTCGGCGCCGCCGAGGAGCCGCGGGGCTGCTACGTGCCCGCCCGCCGCTTCTCCGTGGAGAGATTCTGCAAGCACTTCGCTCCCCTCGACAagagcctgctgcccctcttcGCCGTCATGAGCGGCAACGACTACGTGTGCCTGGGCGGCCTGGAGGCGTTCTACAGCCGGGCGCGGCTGGCgcggggcggcgcggcgggcggcggggcccggCACGGCCGCCTCCGGGCGCTCCTCCGCTGGCTCGCGCAGTTCCCGCGGCCCGCCCAGGCCGTCGACGGCGTGCTGGAGCACCTGAAGGCGCGCCGCAGGGAGGAGGTACGGGAGCTGCTGTGCGCGGCGATGGACGACTACACTCCCTCTGAGGTGAAGCTGGAGGACTTCTTCGAGAGCGGCAGGTACGAGTGCGCGGCCGCCGGCAGCGCGGGCGTGCCGCAGTGGGTGCTGAGCGCCCTGGCGCGGGGGCGGCTGGACCCCTTCGTCAGCAATGTCTTGCTGCTGCGATCTATCTTCCTCCGTGTTCAAGTGGAGAACATGCGGCGGCCGAGCGCGCACGGCGCGGCCCTGCCCATCCGGCGGGTGATCTACGGACTGCTGCTGCGGCAGCCGCGgggcggccccgccgcccctcCCGGCGGGCACAGCGCCCAGCCGCCGGTCGTGTGCGAGTTTGGCAGGCTCCACAAGACCATTCAGAAAACAAACGTGCGGGCAGCAAGCTTGCCCACTGAGCCGTGTGGTGATCCTTTCCCTTTGGACAAGCTGACGGAG gtGCCCCTGTCCTGCCGCCAGGCACTCCTGCTGGGGACTCTGGGGGTGCAGATGAGTTCCCTGGCAGCTGTCCCCAgccacctgcagctccctgctgctgtcacctgcCACTGGCTgcgctgctcagagcccccagtGAGGAGCCAccagctgaaggctttgcttCTCATGATGGTGTCTGGAGAGCTGCACAGGACAGCAACTCGTGCAG gtcccccagTGTCACCTGCTGAAGATGACAGTGTGGCTTACAACCAGTTTGTAaagtggaaggaaaagaaactgcCAAGAGAGGAGTTTGACCTGGATGCTGCTCACAGCTTCTGCCAGTGGCAGTGCTGTCTGCAGATGGGACTGTACCTGaaccagctcctctctgctcccctggctgAGCCAGACCTGAGTAG GCTTTACAGTGGGACCCTCGTCCACAGGCTCTGCCAAGAGCTGAAGTCAGCAGCTTCAGTGGAAAACCTCTTCAGTGTCTCCCAGAGACTGACTGGGCTCTATCAGCTCCTGCTCAGGACAgtggaggcagctgtggctCCAGACTTCTTCCAGAAGAtggccacagccacagctgggtcctgcagaaagaagaaagcatCTGGGAAGAAGCAAAAGCCTCCCAGgtgtgctgtgccaggagctcagcagctctgctctgggaacaGGTTTGCATCCCTGCAAGGGGAGGactga